In Lates calcarifer isolate ASB-BC8 linkage group LG23, TLL_Latcal_v3, whole genome shotgun sequence, a single genomic region encodes these proteins:
- the LOC108889163 gene encoding sterile alpha motif domain-containing protein 9-like produces the protein MDAKKKKKASSSSRLSMMSDLSREAPPDFSNEEKNPPCAETDRMDADHEKRPTSPVCMSVKSDESMSLRVTFNSGEKEARNVMQVAKQSPAVGSQANTCDIKLPPMIEDWTKEHVKDWLIIRLRVPQQIAQNLYDQELSGSCLVSYEKQDLLELGVPLAPAIQIIRQVEKFKRHSETFEPSMRTHMNYYELSKGELWKSAEMQIVSGNMDESMEMQTMSSDSGIQSLSSVQMLQIARNKIRSVIDQRTTNDIQLHTEMTDKATCLHLKKPVCQIRPFDNRNSNIFYIKNNTLPPVAGPSNLLDPVHEYQLLPSADETSEREILYEFTKEVFSFAASCMNSRTNGTIHFGVHSQPGQGHGEVVGHEITSFSKYNEAFESCLSEYFEEQHVNTARMCIRPPHFIQVHSEDGTTSNKWVIEVDVVPTYSETQENVFYTLLSIESAEKKQQCKTECLFVRDGLRSVNYLADTDPRIIQEKMKSLTDQVKCWASARKAAEEKDEKQPSQGHQGQRLKQLITRGRDTFENSLPVIVVTDKCHSSQLEHLDFLKEMKLFAVLDFDPESDVSGTCSSYRGDRIANLHYPRMFTTQDSITTIIGKLNLFKQTSWIFCNGRVNEESETDKPLTDNEWIKKRSGDVNNMVSLLCNPDLLSKDRLLIFILHSAVTDISSPILETFCAIYRTLEGVDNMLCICKNYDIFRHWQRLIESRCKEDITSKCIYDLSLNEISSTIKRLKEPQTQSSRRFLPSTGSSSVLLAKKDEELMTVLDILCENECQNTEIETEKDSFEEFKKKTEEDFYRGGQVSWWNFYLSEKEGSLPFIKRDKYNELHDLITPVEGHTSPCVIINLFHHPGCGGSTLAMHVLWNLRHKFRCAVVKNSTATNNEIATQVMKLLTYGKQEQSGYTPVLLLVDNWDDTEDLKLCILASDRKRHSTLMVIILNSERTQFPAESSRNSRNLNVFITNKLSAKEQSLFSEKLQQLKKDHKKPETFYAFMIMTNNFSEDYIKKTVSNIVKDLDTTTQQGRLFSFLALLNTYVNGSHMSLSLCEELVGIRNALWRRETLDDEMNPYSTLMITFTVEEHGTYRAVRFLHQMIARNCLDLLTLKYKLSLAEITINVLHCDRLYKSCMGKDFLVQNIQSMLVTRHRKEQGNDKDTLFSPLIEAIGEAEGPGKIKEVLERATERFDRSATLPQALARYICLKEEDFNSALKWALNAREKNSNSYIADTVGQVYKGHLKKEIKDCEDLTPETLDKYLTIGFKAVKAFQDSQELAKKDEQEDPLELHTKKRPKSYNTSGYVGETEVMMILLDVIKDLPLFAASDRHKRDKMLQFLRDQHPVSKLNDHSDTTVNQFVSVLADHERFLISLKPRLKEIFSFFETYFLYLKPRSKEREIADERNKRKVSEYFKKYIEVFSGSEEEKASEKASKPKLSLHQTIVEQRCYLEMKRADSFAGLLQCLNDKNGSEVEHILKKWQFIIDNSPRRCVSDTVNFILANIVVHSIKPSSKLLKKYEDLVDLLNEELQKEGTHSKCTELYYLSMLLMWPTQDRRLENSATYKDISMYVTSAKKTFHRRFSHMFPARSVISHFFLGKSSGLKRIVSKVKLDQILTRVSKEDDSHSTQSSQSRNLHHLWQSGAAWNEPEVQGKLLRVKGKSENGEIYVNYGANLKMLVRPVYLGDIRSGYSREDVSFYLGFTMEGPVAYNIKYENDQ, from the exons ATGGAtgccaaaaagaagaagaaagccaGTTCCTCCAGCCGTCTCTCTATGATGAGTGACCTCTCAAGAGAAGCGCCTCCAGATTTCAGCAATGAGGAAAA GAATCCTCCATgtgctgagacagacagaatggATGCAGACCACGAGAAGAGACCTACATCACCAGTTTGTATGTCTGTGAAGAGCGATGAGTCAATGAGCCTGCGAGTAACTTTTAACTCTGGAGAAAAAGAAGCTAG gaatGTGATGCAGGTTGCAAAACAATCCCCTGCCGTTGGATCACAGGCTAACACA TGTGACATTAAACTTCCACCAATGATTGAGGACTGGACAAAAGAACATGTAAAAGACTGGCTGATCATTAGACTTCGAGTACCACAGCAAATTGCACAAAATCTCTATGACCAAGAGTTGTCAGGTTCTTGCTTGGTCTCCTATGAGAAACAAGACTTGTTAGAACTAGGTGTTCCACTAGCTCCAGCAATACAAATCATACGACAGGTTGAGAAGTTCAAGAGGCACTCTGAGACTTTTGAGCCAAGTATGAGAACTCATATGAACTATTATGAACTCAGCAAAGGTGAACTATGGAAAAGTGCAGAGATGCAGATTGTGTCAGGAAATATGGATGAATCTATGGAAATGCAAACCATGTCATCAGATTCAGGAATTCAAAGTCTAAGTTCAGTACAGATGTTACAAATagcaagaaataaaataagatcTGTAATAGATCAGAGGACAACAAATGACATACAGTTACATACTGAAATGACTGACAAGGCAACATGTCTACATTTGAAGAAGCCAGTATGTCAGATTCGGCCCTTTGACAATAGAAACTCCAACAtcttttacataaaaaacaacactctTCCTCCTGTAGCTGGTCCAAGTAATCTCCTTGACCCTGTGCATGAGTACCAGCTTCTGCCTAGTGCAGATGAAACCAGTGAAAGAGAGATCCTTTATGAATTCACAAAAGAAGTATTTAGTTTTGCAGCAAGCTGCATGAATTCACGAACCAATGGCACAATTCATTTTGGAGTGCACAGCCAGCCAGGACAGGGACATGGTGAAGTAGTTGGACATGAGATCACGTCATTCAGCAAATATAATGAAGCATTTGAATCATGTCTGAGTGAATACTTTGAGGAACAGCATGTAAATACTGCCAGAATGTGCATCAGGCCTCCACATTTTATACAAGTTCACTCTGAGGATGGAACAACTTCAAACAAATGGGTGATTGAGGTCGATGTTGTTCCAACATATTCTGAGACACAAGAGAATGTTTTCTATACCCTGTTGAGTATagaatcagcagaaaaaaagcaacaatgCAAAACTGAATGTCTCTTTGTACGGGATGGCCTGAGGTCAGTCAACTATTTAGCAGATACAGATCCTCGGATAATTCAAGAGAAGATGAAAAGTTTGACTGATCAAGTCAAGTGTTGGGCTTCAGCGcgaaaagcagcagaggaaaaggatgaaaaacaaCCCTCCCAAGGCCACCAGGGCCAAAGGTTAAAACAACTGATAACTCGTGGAAGAGATACATTTGAAAATTCCCTTCCAGTTATTGTTGTCACAGACAAATGTCATTCAAGCCAACTGGAGCACTTGGATTTTTTGAAAGAGATGAAGTTGTTTGCTGTACTTGATTTTGACCCAGAGTCTGACGTGAGTGGAACATGCAGTTCTTACAGAGGAGATCGCATAGCCAATCTGCACTACCCACGCATGTTCACCACTCAGGACAGTATAACTACGATCATTGGAAAACTGAACTTGTTTAAGCAAACAAGTTGGATTTTCTGCAATGGACGTGTGAAtgaagagagtgagacagataAGCCTCTAACAGACAATGAATGGATTAAGAAACGCTCCGGTGATGTTAACAACATGGTTTCATTGCTTTGCAACCCAGATTTGCTTTCCAAAGATAGACTACTGATATTCATTCTTCACTCAGCAGTAACTGACATCTCAAGCCCTATTTTGGAAACCTTCTGTGCAATCTATCGCACACTGGAAGGGGTCGACAATATGCTGTGCATCTGCAAAAACTATGACATATTTCGTCACTGGCAGAGACTGATTGAGTCTCGCTGTAAAGAGGACATCACCAGTAAATGCATCTACGACCTGAGTCTGAATGAAATATCAAGCACCATCAAAAGACTTAAAGAACCTCAAACACAATCTTCCAGGAGATTCTTGCCATCCACAGGCTCAAGCTCTGTCCTGCTGGCAAAAAAAGATGAGGAGCTTATGACTGTTTTGGACATcttgtgtgaaaatgaatgtcagAACACAGAAATTGAAACAGAAAAGGATTCCTTTGAGGAGTtcaaaaagaagacagaggaagactTTTACAGAGGAGGACAAGTTTCATGGTGGAATTTTTATCTTTCTGAAAAGGAAGGAAGCCTGCCATTCATCAAACGAGACAAATACAATGAGTTGCATGACTTGATCACACCTGTAGAAGGCCACACATCTCCATGTGTCATTATCAATCTCTTCCACCACCCTGGATGCGGGGGATCAACTCTAGCAATGCATGTTCTTTGGAACTTGAGGCACAAATTCAGATGTGCTGTTGTTAAAAACAGCACGGCAACAAATAATGAAATCGCAACCCAAGTCATGAAGCTGCTGACATATGGAAAACAGGAGCAGTCGGGATATACACCTGTTCTCCTCTTGGTGGACAACTGGGATGATACAGAGGACCTAAAGTTATGCATCCTTGCCAGTGATAGGAAGCGGCACAGCACCTTGATGGTAATCATACTGAACTCTGAGAGAACCCAGTTCCCTGCTGAGAGCTCCAGAAATAGCCGCAATTTAAATGTGTTCATCACCAACAAGTTATCAGCCAAAGAGCagagtttgttttcagagaagCTTCAACAACTCAAGAAAGACCACAAAAAGCCAGAGACTTTCTATGCCTTCATGATCATGACAAATAATTTTAGTGAGGATTACATCAAGAAAACAGTGAGCAACATTGTTAAAGATCTCGACACCACTACTCAGCAGGGtaggcttttctccttcctaGCTTTGCTTAACACTTATGTCAATGGATCCCACATGTCACTCTCTTTGTGTGAAGAGTTAGTGGGGATAAGGAATGCTCTGTGGAGGCGAGAAACTCTTGATGATGAAATGAATCCCTATTCCACACTGATGATCACTTTCACAGTTGAAGAGCATGGCACCTATCGAGCTGTACGATTCTTACACCAAATGATTGCTAGGAACTGTCTAGACCTTCTTACCCTGAAATACAAGCTTTCTCTGGCTGAGATAACTATTAATGTTTTGCACTGTGACAGACTCTACAAATCATGCATGGGAAAGGATTTCCTAGTCCAAAACATCCAAAGCATGCTCGTCACACGTCACCGAAAAGAACAAGGAAATGACAAAGACACATTGTTTTCTCCATTGATTGAAGCCATAGGTGAGGCAGAAGGACCTGGCAAAATCAAAGAAGTATTAGAGAGAGCCACAGAGAGGTTTGACAGAAGTGCAACACTGCCACAAGCACTGGCAAGATATATCTGCTTGAAAGAAGAAGACTTCAACTCTGCCCTTAAGTGGGCTTTGAATGCACGAGAGAAAAATTCAAATTCCTATATTGCAGATACAGTTGGACAAGTGTACAAGGGCCATCtcaaaaaggaaataaaagattGTGAGGATCTCACTCCTGAAACACTTGACAAATACCTAACAATAGGATTCAAGGCTGTAAAGGCATTCCAGGATTCACAGGAGCTAGCCAAAAAAGATGAACAAGAAGATCCACTTGAACTACACACCAAAAAGAGACCAAAGTCATACAATACATCTGGCTATGTTGGAGAGACAGAAGTCATGATGATCCTTCTAGATGTCATTAAAGATCTTCCTCTTTTTGCTGCCAGTGACAGACATAAAAGAGATAAAATGCTACAGTTTCTCAGAGATCAACACCCAGTGAGCAAATTAAATGATCACAGCGACACAACAGTTAAccagtttgtgtctgtcttaGCAGACCATGAGAGATTTCTGATCTCCTTGAAGCCAAGACTGAAGGAAATTTTCAGCTTTTTTGAGACCTACTTCCTATACCTGAAGCCTAGGTCAAAGGAAAGGGAAATAGCTGATGAAAGAAACAAACGAAAGGTGTCTGAGTACTTCAAAAAGTACATTGAAGTATTCAGTGGTTCCGAAGAGGAGAAAGCATCTGAAAAAGCCAGTAAACCCAAACTGAGTCTTCACCAGACAATAGTGGAACAGAGGTGCTATCTGGAAATGAAGCGAGCAGACTCATTTGCTGGACTTCTGCAGTGCTTAAATGACAAGAATGGGTCAGAAGTAGAGCACATTCTCAAAAAATGGCAGTTTATAATTGACAACTCACCAAGAAGATGTGTTTCAGATACAGTCAACTTCATCCTGGCAAACATAGTTGTCCACAGCATCAAGCCCTCCTCCAAACTGCTGAAAAAATATGAAGATTTGGTTGACCTTCTGAATGAAGAACTGCAAAAGGAGGGTACTCACTCAAAATGTACAGAGCTGTATTACCTCTCCATGTTGCTCATGTGGCCTACACAAGACAGAAGACTTGAAAACTCTGCAACATACAAAGACATCAGCATGTACGTCACATCAGCCAAGAAAACTTTTCATCGACGCTTCTCTCACATGTTTCCAGCAAGGAGTGTTATTTCTCATTTCTTCCTTGGAAAATCCAGTGGACTCAAGCGAATAGTTTCAAAAGTGAAGCTTGATCAAATTTTGACAAGAGTTTCAAAGGAAGACGATTCTCACAGTACCCAAAGTAGTCAATCACGTAACCTGCACCATCTGTGGCAGAGTGGTGCTGCATGGAATGAGCCAGAGGTCCAGGGGAAGCTATTAAGGGTAAAAGGAAAATCAGAAAATGGTGAGATCTATGTCAACTATGGTGCCAACCTAAAAATGCTGGTGCGTCCTGTCTACCTGGGTGATATCCGCAGTGGATACAGCCGTGAAGATGTATCCTTCTACCTTGGATTCACCATGGAAGGACCTGTGGCCTATAATATTAAGTATGAAAATGACCAATGA
- the lmf1 gene encoding lipase maturation factor 1 isoform X4 has translation MPCKSYLNSVKRYVGGKVGMAALAYTPSILWFLDWDDMDANLDGIALVGMALSAFVLVTGMANMVIMVTLWVLYHSLVNVGQLWYSFGWESQLLETGFLAIFLCPVWTLSQVPRRCPPSLTCIWTFRWLIVRIMLGAGLIKIRGDKCWRDLTCMDYHYETQPVPNPLSYYMHRSPWWFHRFETLSNHFIELIVPFFTFLGRRMCMVNGAIQILFQVVLIVSGNLSFLNWLTIVPSLACFDDASLSFMFRSGGGAKKAVLEIQNEDAAGRTPKPTKGMLIRRVVNISLGILIGFLSIPVVMNLISSRQVMNTSFDPLRIVNTYGAFGSITKERTEVIFQGTLNPDPKDPEAVWEEYQFQCKPGDIYRRPCLISPYHYRLDWLMWFAAFQTYEQSEWVIHIAGRLLSNDSTVLSLLDHNPFQGRDPPRWVRGEHFRYKFSPPGSASAAQGKWWLRKRIGAYFPPVDLEGLRGYFQSRNWPHPHIPPNRS, from the exons ATGCCCTGCAAGAGCTACCTGAACAGTGTCAAGCGCTACGTGGGGGGGAAGGTAGGCATGGCCGCCCTGGCGTACACACCGTCCATCCTCTGGTTCTTGGACTGGGACGACATGGATGCCAACCTGGACGGCATCGCCCTGGTGGGGATGGCTCTGTCTGCATTTGTGCTGGTGACAGGAATGGCCAATATGGTGATCATGGTGACGTTGTGGGTGCTTTACCACTCGCTGGTCAACGTGGGACAGCTGTG GTACTCCTTCG GTTGGGAGAGCCAGCTGTTGGAGACGGGCTTTCTGGCCATTTTCTTGTGTCCGGTTTGGACTCTGTCCCAGGTCCCCCGCCGctgccccccctccctcacctgCATCTGGACCTTCAGGTGGCTCATTGTCCGCATCATGTTAGGAGCT gGTCTCATTAAAATCAGAGGGGACAAATGCTGGAGAGACCTCACCTGCATGGACTACCACTATGAG ACCCAGCCAGTTCCCAACCCTCTGTCCTACTACATGCACCGTTCCCCATGGTGGTTCCATCGCTTCGAGACATTGTCCAACCACTTCATCGAGCTCATTGTCCCATTCTTCACCTTCCTGGGCAGGCGGATGTGCATGGTCAACGGAGCAATCCAGATCCTGTTCCAG GTGGTTCTGATAGTGAGTGGGAACCTCAGTTTCCTCAACTGGCTGACCATAGTTCCCAGTCTGGCCTGTTTTGACGATGCATCCCTCAGCTTCATGTTTCGCTCCGGAGGAGGAGCCAAGAAGGCAGTGCTGGAGATACAGAACGAAGATGCAGCCGGACGAACCCCCAAACCCACCAAAG GTATGTTGATTCGTCGGGTGGTGAACATTTCTCTGGGCATTCTGATTGGCTTCCTCAGCATTCCTGTGGTGATGAACCTGATTAGCTCCAGGCAGGTGATGAACACCTCCTTTGACCCGCTGCGCATCGTCAACACCTACGGGGCCTTTGGCAG CATCACTAAGGAGCGTACCGAGGTGATTTTCCAGGGCACACTGAATCCTGATCCCAAGGACCCTGAGGCAGTCTGGGAGGAGTACCAGTTCCAGTGTAAGCCAGGGGACATTTACAGGCGACCGTGCCTCATATCGCCGTACCACTACCGGCTGGACTGGCTCATGTGGTTTGCTGCCTTCCAG ACCTATGAGCAGAGTGAGTGGGTGATCCACATAGCAGGACGTCTGCTCTCCAACGACAGCACAGTCCTCTCCCTGCTCGACCACAACCCCTTCCAAGGCAGAGACCCCCCCAG gtGGGTGCGAGGAGAACATTTCAGGTACAAGTTCAGTCCGCCGGGCAGTGCCAGCGCAGCGCAGGGGAAGTGGTGGCTGAGAAAACGCATCGGAGCCTACTTCCCTCCTGTGGACCTGGAAGGACTCAGGGGCTACTTCCAGTCCAGGAACTGGCCCCACCCACATATACCACCAAACAGGAGCTAA